The following are encoded in a window of Rosa chinensis cultivar Old Blush chromosome 4, RchiOBHm-V2, whole genome shotgun sequence genomic DNA:
- the LOC112199930 gene encoding serine/threonine-protein phosphatase 2A 65 kDa regulatory subunit A beta isoform, with amino-acid sequence MVVVMLTFFRSDLVPAYVRLLRDNEAEVRIAAAGKVTKFCRILDPELAVQQILPFVKELSTDSSQHVRSALASVIMGMAPVLGKDATIEQLLPIFLSLLKDEFPDVRLNIISKLDQVNQGIGIDLLSQSLLPAIVELAEDRHWRVRLAIIEYIPLLASQLGVGFFDDKLGSLCMQWLNDKVYSIRDAAANNVKRLAEEFGPDWAMQHIVPQVLEMINNPHYLYRMTILHAISLLAPVMGSEITCSKLLPVVITASKDR; translated from the exons ATGGTTGTTGTGATGTTGACATTCTTTAGGTCAGACCTGGTGCCTGCCTATGTTCGACTTCTTCGCGATAATGAGGCTGAGGTGCGGATTGCTGCTGCAGGAAAAGTAACCAAGTTTTGCCGAATTTTGGACCCAGAACTTGCCGTTCAGCAAATCCTACCATTTGTTAAG GAATTGTCAACAGATTCATCCCAGCACGTTCGCTCTGCATTGGCTTCAGTGATAATGGGAATGGCACCAGTTTTAGGAAAG GATGCAACCATAGAGCAACTGCTGCCtattttcctttctcttctcaAAGATGAGTTTCCAGATGTCCGGCTGAACATTATTAGCAAGCTTGATCAAGTCAACCAG GGAATTGGAATTGATCTGCTGTCCCAGTCTCTACTGCCAGCAATTGTGGAACTGGCAGAGGATAGACATTGGAGGGTTCGGCTTGCGATAATAGAATATATCCCTTTATTGGCAAGTCAGTTGGGTGTGGGGTTTTTCGATGATAAGCTTGGTTCTCTTTGCATGCAGTGGTTAAATGATAAG GTTTACTCAATACGTGATGCAGCTGCTAATAATGTGAAGCGCCTTGCAGAAGAATTTGGTCCTGATTGGGCCATGCAGCATATAGTCCCACAG GTTTTGGAAATGATTAACAACCCTCACTATTTGTATCGGATGACCATTCTACATGCAATTTCCCTACTTGCCCCTGTTATGGGATCAGAAATTACTTGTTCCAAACTTCTACCGGTGGTTATCACTGCATCAAAAGATAGGTAA